GACTGAGGCCCGGTGGCCACCAGGCTCGCAATGCACTGGTGTCAGATAGAAGTTTCTGCTGAGTGGTGATTCAGAAAATCAAGTACAATTACTTTGCTACTATACTTACAGTAAGTAGAGTTTTCAACAATATGCGCAAAACTCATGTCATGTATGCGGCCAAGTATTGTAATTTGGAtaacgtgtatatatatatatatatatatatatatatatgttcttATTTAgctgtatttattattttaaatatctCTATCTGTTTCCTCCTCACACGGTTTCTTAACTGCTGGAATGTGAATTTCCTCTCTGAGGGtcaataaagtttattttattttaatttgctttTAAGAGTCATTTGGTTGTTCTGTTTTAGCATAAAAGTATAAAACATGATTTACCTGCTTCAACATGGCCTCCATCACAGCAGGGTCATTCAGATCCAGATTCTTCTTGTTCTCAAACTTCACTTTCACCACTTTCTTTGACAccactttgtaaaaatcaaacaaacttTATGAGTTCAAACATTTCTGTCTGGATAATAATCAGCATCCTGTTCATTCCTCATCATCAGTTTAAACAATAGATTCAACACTAACTTATCATCTGCAGCTGATCACCACTGCATGCTAACTTTACTAACTATTCCATGGAAATGATCCACATCATGATGTTCACATTTACTCTCCACAACTTGATGTATTCtcttgtttttgtgttattCTCATGTGATGCTAAAGTAAACCTGAATCTAAATGTAAAAGCTGTCTGAATCCCGGGTTAGCACTCACCTGGACCGTAGCAAATGAACGCTCTCTCCATGTCACAGGGCCAGTCCTCCCAGGCTCCTGATTGGCTGAAGTCTGCAGCCACACAAGTCTCGTTCTTGTTATCAGGTTGCCCGTTCTTCCAGAAGCTGAATGAGGAGGTACTTCCATCTGACCACTTCCAGGAGTCTCTGAAAAGGCCGATCCAGACCCAGTTTCCTCCAGGTATCATCTCCTGTACCTTCTGGTTCTCTGTCATGTTTCTCACACTGGCCAGGTCTGTGTGGTGAGCTCTGCAGTAGTTCTGGGCTGCAGTCCATGTCATAGAGGTGGTGATGAAGACAAAAGTCACATCTGACCCTGAAAATGGAGCACAGAGAAGTGTAGAGGCAGCATAACATACaacctccatccatccacatcTGTGATTCATGTCTTTATAATATCTACAATAAATCCACTGAGATATAAAGAACCAcatcaataaaataatgaataactTTATTTACCAACATTCTCCACATTAATAAGAAATGTCCTTAAATCTACAAAACAACAGAGTTTGGGCTTAATGTTTctcaacatactgtatgaataTTTTCTCAGGGTTATTAAACACACATGATCTGTTTATATTGTAAGATGTGTGCACGTGAACATGCACGAGTCCAAtctctataatataatataatatgatatgTCTTCCTCTGGTGGTGATGCTGATGAACCACTGAGCTGTTGTACTGCTCTCATTCCTGCCGTCTTATTATCTGCTGCTCAGTCAGCTGTAAAGCTCTTTGAATGGCACTAACCTGTGTGAAAGCTGCTTTTTGTCAGAGTGACTGACTGATACTACAGAGGCCtgaataatgaaaacaaagaggcaaagagaagcagagaagggaAACTTCACTAGTTAATATTCTCACCTCTGACATCTGCACAGACTGCATAACGGCTGTTGTCACAACTGAGGTTGTCGTACCAGAGTCCATCAGAAAACATCGCTATGCAGGCTTTTTCACTGTATCCAGCGTCTGGTTCTCCAGGCCCCCATCGTCTGAACTCCGTCTCCCCGGGTTTGTAGAAACTTGTGTCTGACAGTGACCACCTCCAGCTGCCACGGGACAGTCCTATCCAGGCTCTCTGATTGTGATATAAAGAATTAGACTCTGCTCTAGCTGTTTGTTGAAGACCAGATGTTTACCTAATCTTTCCATCTCCAGTCTTGATACTATCAGTCTGATCCTCTAGGACTCCTTCATTCTGTTACCCTCCTTTAATAACTCATTACCAGCCATAGTTTCTGATCACTCAAACTGATTTTCAATTAGCTTCTCCAGAACATAgatctctgttgttgttaatACTGTTTTGTGATGTTTTAGTTTTGTCTAATGTTTTACTGCATTAGTTGTTTCTATGTTTTAATGTCTTGTATCAACTTGCTTCTATCGCTGCCTCTTGACCAGGTCGTCATGTAAATAAGAATTGATTATCGATTGACTTATCTGGTTAAATAAGGtacaataataaattaataaataaaataacgaCTTCAAGAGATCTGTTATGTTCAAGTGATGGTGACCAACATCCACAGCCTTCGTTCTGAGtacaaatatattcaaatgtttatGTGAAGTTAATTTGAggctggccatcaatcgtactacaggctgtagtagACCGTCGTTGCATGATAAGGAACATTTGGGTCGGTAACGTTACTCCCGGTAGTGCCCATTGGGCGCGCAGTCTTCACCACTTCTGACCTGTACAGGTGCGTCTGTTTAACCATAAAATGGCCTAAAACGTAATcgtaattcattatttattcagcaaattacgtttccatcagcgtttatcgcatacgCCGTTTACCAATTAACTTTAAACCAAACGTTTAGactttgagtcgatattcatgaaatttaatcaaatttgactgttaaatacattttttattcaatatcacttaattcacaaaaaaacgtgtggatggaaactcAGCTACTGTCTGCTGAAGGTTAAACTCAAACACTTTAGACTTCTACTACATTTCAAAGataaatattctactttttccTGCTCTACATTTAGTTATTAGTTCCTATGGAGGGTTTCAAACCTCCTGTCAGAAAGACTTtgagatgaaagagagaaaagtgaaCTCACGTAGCTGTTGTTGGAGTAGAACATGTTGTCTAAATTTGCCGTGTTGTTCAGGATCTTCATAACCTCCATGTTGTCTACAGTGGCCAGGTCTCcgtctttctctctgcagtatCTTTGGGCTTCAGTAAAGTTCTTCCTGTCATAAACAAAATAGTACTGACGTCCAGCAGCTGATGAGACAGCACTCAGCCCTGTAgggacacacacatttaatatcaacaactttttaaagacatttcgTATCACTGTTATGCAGATAATACACAATTATATGTTCTAGTTACACCAACAGAACCTGCTCTCTGTTTCTTTACATGACTTAGGTTTTatgatagaatagaatagatgtGTGTTTCCATTTGCACCGGTACAGGGCCGTACAGGTAGTCTGGCTATCatcagaccaagctcaatcttttaagactgaacattagtctggggagtctgctctgtattttctctgcacaagagtTGTGATCAacaggcatagttcaaatgactctgtacgccattggatagtccttcaaccaatcagatcaaccggttgctgcgcttcggtggccgccatgttgaatgtaaacaaaaagctgcttggtcacTTCTcaatcgtcatcgtgttaaacccaccaatagcgtgccaggtggataagccagtttttGATTGGTTCCTGAAGATTTGTaatggaagcaggatagataaacgtacaggtttccagcctgagctgcagggaggaaTCAAACCCCCGGCAGATCGGCTGGTTGACCCAGTCTACCGTACAGGTACATTAAGTGGAATGTTTGTGCGCTGCTCGTAGAGTCAGCTTCacaaaactagaaaatgcatttcaatcaatcaatcaatcaaactttatttatatagcactttacagcaaccagcaggtatccaaagtgcttaacatcaaaaccaagaataaaaacacatatcatacaatataaagaaagaacatgtaaaatcagaaatagttacagagaaacagaagaatgaaatcgtcacaccactgctacgtattaaaagcctgactaaacagatgcgttttaagtttggacctaaaaagagctccatctgtaatagtgcggatatcagggggtaacttgctccagagtctcggagcagcaactgcaaaagcctggtcaccccaccgtttatatctagaccttggcacttctaaaagttgctggtttgaagaccgcaatgaccggttgtgctcccgcaaagttaaaatttcggacaaatactccggggccagaccatttaaggccttgaaagcaaacaataaaatcttaaaatcgattctaaaacgcacagggagccaatgaagggtgtagagaacgggagtgatatgtgcacgtccagatgtgtttgttaaaaagcgagcagctgcattttgcacaagttgaagacgtgcgatggaggtctgattcagaccaacgtaaagagcattacaataatccaacctagaactaataaaggcatgaattgccttttctagatcgtgtCTGTTGAGGAagggcttaactttagccaggagacgaagctggaaaaagctttttatcatgtgtagtcttAACAGACAAaatacttattgtaggtgattttaatatccatgtggacgttgacagcaatagccttagtactgctttcaactcactactagattcaattggtttcagtcagagtggaagtatcaactcaagctttttactcaagtaaaagtgtaaaagaactggtttcaaaactacttaaagtataaaagtaaaagtaatgtaagggggaaaaaaaatatgattttttaaattaGACGGCGAGTTTTGGAAACaattagctcgtggtacttGGGTTAGCAGAGGTTGCAGCGCATTCGAAAGGAGTTGTTTTTGAATCCAACCATTTAGAAAAATTCTTCCAGGTTCGGCCAGGGATGTAGAAGGGTTGGCTGGTCTTCCTGGCTCCCAACCTCCTCGCTGGTGATTGGTCGGGACATTTCGCTCGAGTTCTCTGGAGTCTCCGCCACGGACATCTTCGTACTAGGCTACATCCGTCTGTTATTTCCTTGCTGGAGTGTGACGTGATTTGTGTCATGTGC
The genomic region above belongs to Sander lucioperca isolate FBNREF2018 chromosome 12, SLUC_FBN_1.2, whole genome shotgun sequence and contains:
- the LOC116037466 gene encoding macrophage mannose receptor 1-like, translating into MEVMKILNNTANLDNMFYSNNSYRAWIGLSRGSWRWSLSDTSFYKPGETEFRRWGPGEPDAGYSEKACIAMFSDGLWYDNLSCDNSRYAVCADVRGSDVTFVFITTSMTWTAAQNYCRAHHTDLASVRNMTENQKVQEMIPGGNWVWIGLFRDSWKWSDGSTSSFSFWKNGQPDNKNETCVAADFSQSGAWEDWPCDMERAFICYGPVVSKKVVKVKFENKKNLDLNDPAVMEAMLKQLKQKLRDQGLDDNIKLSWRKQADGKVFHKEDKKTNKRRRKRDEL